From a region of the Sporosarcina ureilytica genome:
- a CDS encoding LysR family transcriptional regulator, whose amino-acid sequence MNEFEMIKALAEEGNMRKAAERLFLTQPALSQRLQSIEKEWGTRLFIRSQKGLEPTPAGELVIEYAKDAIVKREEVFEMISSLVDKVHGTLKIACASIVGQTWLPQILKEFVERYPNVQISLITGWSSEIVKALNDREAHIGIVRGRTDWKNTKQHLFRDQLYLVDREITALEQLKETNRPFIQFKSDSNYHQEIQHWWQRHFAMEPSRQITVDQIETCKQLAINGIGYAILPSITLLGDEKVNKIPLLNSDEEFELTRDTWLIGYESSFELKQVAAFTEIVQTYAGKIQEMEAFNETNRT is encoded by the coding sequence ATGAATGAGTTTGAAATGATAAAAGCACTTGCTGAGGAAGGAAATATGCGTAAAGCGGCGGAGCGGTTATTTTTAACGCAACCTGCTTTGTCGCAGCGACTACAATCGATTGAGAAAGAATGGGGCACACGTCTGTTTATTCGGTCACAAAAAGGATTAGAACCTACGCCAGCGGGAGAATTGGTCATTGAATATGCGAAAGACGCGATTGTCAAACGAGAAGAAGTTTTTGAAATGATATCCTCCTTGGTTGATAAAGTACATGGAACATTAAAAATTGCTTGTGCCTCCATTGTTGGTCAAACTTGGTTACCACAAATTTTAAAAGAATTTGTTGAGCGTTATCCCAATGTACAAATATCACTCATTACAGGATGGAGTTCTGAAATTGTCAAAGCGTTAAATGACCGAGAAGCACATATAGGAATTGTACGCGGAAGAACAGATTGGAAAAATACAAAACAACATCTATTTCGAGACCAACTCTATTTAGTCGATAGGGAGATCACTGCACTTGAACAATTAAAAGAAACAAACAGACCATTTATTCAATTTAAAAGTGACTCCAATTATCATCAAGAAATTCAACATTGGTGGCAACGACATTTTGCTATGGAACCTTCACGCCAAATTACTGTGGACCAAATCGAAACTTGCAAACAGCTTGCGATAAATGGAATAGGCTATGCCATTTTACCTTCGATTACATTGTTAGGTGATGAAAAGGTAAATAAAATTCCATTATTAAATAGTGATGAAGAATTTGAACTCACACGAGATACGTGGTTAATTGGATATGAATCAAGCTTTGAGTTAAAACAAGTTGCGGCTTTCACAGAAATTGTCCAAACGTATGCAGGGAAGATTCAGGAGATGGAAGCGTTTAATGAAACTAATCGAACGTAA